A single Phoenix dactylifera cultivar Barhee BC4 chromosome 1, palm_55x_up_171113_PBpolish2nd_filt_p, whole genome shotgun sequence DNA region contains:
- the LOC103710667 gene encoding uncharacterized protein LOC103710667: MASQSLNVYSPLTRQVKGDTVPVFSKAPVTSDRRHKHGRIVLSRGSVICCSAVQESSAAAVTDKKEAEPAAKAAAPAVKKAPEKPKKPPAKPLPQLMEEDLIPSLKATLEAQEDVSQIEISFRDNRLEGSFLKEDVPYIFWAFFPNGDLTGPKAFSLSSYGYEASTVEPFLIDERRVTAQLVVFWIRKRLAAQGILPVWKE; this comes from the exons ATGGCTTCTCAGTCTCTCAACGTATATAGTCCTTTAACGAGGCAGGTAAAGGGCGATACCGTTCCAGTCTTCTCTAAGGCTCCGGTAACCAGTGATCGAAGGCACAAACATGGAAGGATCGTTCTTTCGCGTGGCAGCGTCATCTGTTGTTCGGCTGTACAAGAGTCCTCTGCTGCCGCCG TTACTGATAAAAAGGAAGCAGAGCCAGCGGCGAAGGCAGCGGCACCGGCAGTTAAGAAGGCTCCTGAGAAGCCCAAGAAACCCCCTGCAAAGCCTCTGCCACAGCTGATGGAAGAAGATTTGATTCCTTCGCTGAAAGCTACTCTTGAGGCTCAAGAAGATGTGTCACAGATTGAAATCTCCTTTCGCGACAACAGG TTGGAGGGTTCCTTTCTGAAGGAAGACGTCCCCTATATTTTTTGGGCTTTCTTCCCAAATGGAGACCTAACAG GTCCTAAAGCGTTTTCTTTATCCTCATATGGTTATGAGGCCAGTACTGTTGAGCCCTTCTTGATTGATGAAAGGAGAGTCACAGCCCAACTTGTGGTCTTTTGGATTCGGAAGAGATTGGCAGCTCAAGGAATCCTCCCCGTCTGGAAAGAATAA